Proteins from a single region of Apium graveolens cultivar Ventura chromosome 7, ASM990537v1, whole genome shotgun sequence:
- the LOC141672306 gene encoding uncharacterized protein LOC141672306: protein MVQLGKEGTLCAARRAGAFVRGDDVIHKLFTELAYRYKDRAGGYTRMLRTRIRVGDAAPMAYIEFIDRENELRQSKPATPQPPQRAPLDPWTRSRLSKQFAPPKEEKSSDFDI from the exons ATGGTGCAGCTCGGAAAGGAG GGCACTCTCTGTGCTGCAAGACGTGCTGGTGCTTTTGTTCGAGGGGATGATGTCATTCACAAGCTATTTACAGAGTTGGCTTATCGATACAA AGATAGAGCAGGTGGATATACAAGAATGCTTCGTACTAGAATACGAGTTGGTGATGCTGCACCAATGGCCTATATAGA GTTTATAGACAGAGAAAATGAGCTTAGACAATCAAAACCAGCAACTCCTCAACCACCACAGAGAGCACCTCTGGATCCATGGACAAGATCCCGACTTAGCAAGCAATTTGCGCCACCTAAGGAAGAAAAGAGCTCTGATTTTGATATCTAG
- the LOC141670954 gene encoding UDP-glucuronate:xylan alpha-glucuronosyltransferase 1, translated as METRQRSVEDAYKRRSDKSKVEDVEKPFQIPIQDKNTKWKLQLLKLILVIILLAVFLTVLYSPTVCHHEHVSDSLSRPHFVKRWMRGESDPRYVAHERVNWDEISNALNGMPKRGEIREIGLLNFNMTENDMWKQFLPSAKHIHLHLDHVEEHVTWDTLYPEWIDEEQEDEVPSCPSLPKLEVPRKKLDLIIVKLPCRNEANWSRDVARLHLQLAAAGLAATAKGYHQVQLLFVTKCFPLPNLFSCKELVVRKGSAWLYKPNLNVLREKLKLPVGSCELSLPLKPRDEEYLNVNREAYATILHSADVYVCGAITAAQSIRMAGSTRDLVILVDETISEYHISGLELAGWKVRTIQRIRNPNAEKDAYNEWNYSKFRLWQLTDYDKIIFIDADLLILRNIDFLFGMPEISATGNNGALFNSGVMVLEPSNCTFQLLMDHINEFESYNGGDQGYLNEVFTWWHRIPKHINFLKHVWIGDKEETKQKKTRLLGAEPPILYVIHYLGRKPWLCFRDYDCNWNWDLLQEFASDVAHARWWKVHDAMPEQLKQFCLLQSRQKAQLEWHRMLAEKGNYTDGHWKLKVHDPRLKKCIDNLCSWKGMLNHWGESNWTDDKFFTPSPPAIKKASFSAL; from the exons ATGGAAACCAGGCAGCGATCGGT CGAGGATGCATACAAAAGAAGGTCAGATAAAAGTAAAGTTGAAGATGTTGAGAAGCCCTTTCAAATTCCTATCCAAGATAAGAACACAAAATGGAAGTTGCAATTGTTGAAACTTATTCTAGTTATCATTCTACTTGCTGTTTTTCTTACAGTTTTGTATTCCCCAACTGTGTGCCATCATGAACATGTATCAGATTCTCTTTCAAG GCCACATTTTGTGAAAAGGTGGATGCGGGGTGAATCAGATCCTAGATATGTAGCTCATGAAAGAGTCAATTGGGATGAAATTTCAAACGCCTTAAATGGAATGCCTAAAAGGGGTGAAATCCGAGAAATTGGTTTGTTAAACTTCAATATGACTGAAAATGATATGTGGAAACAATTCCTCCCCAGTGCCAAACACATTCACCTGCATTTGGACCATGTTGAAGAACATGTAACTTGGGATACCTTATACCCTGAATGGATTGACGAAGAACAAGAAGATGAAGTTCCTAGTTGCCCTTCTCTACCTAAGCTCGAAGTGCCTAGAAAAAAGCTTGATCTTATTATTGTTAAGCTTCCTTGTAGAAATGAGGCTAACTGGTCGAGGGACGTTGCTAGGTTGCACTTGCAGCTTGCAGCTGCTGGTCTAGCAGCAACTGCCAAAGGCTATCACCAGGTGCAATTACTTTTTGTCACCAAGTGTTTTCCTCTGCCAAATCTGTTTTCCTGCAAGGAACTTGTTGTACGAAAAGGCAGTGCATGGCTCTATAAACCTAACTTGAACGTTTTGAGGGAAAAGCTAAAGCTTCCGGTTGGCTCTTGTGAACTTTCACTTCCACTCAAACCTAGAG ATGAAGAATACTTGAATGTAAATAGGGAAGCCTATGCAACAATCCTGCATTCTGCTGATGTTTATGTGTGTGGGGCAATAACTGCAGCGCAGAGCATCCGAATGGCAGGGTCAACTAGGGACCTTGTGATTCTTGTAGACGAAACAATAAGTGAGTACCACATTAGTGGGCTAGAGTTAGCAGGTTGGAAAGTTCGAACAATACAGAGAATAAGAAATCCAAATGCTGAGAAAGATGCCTATAATGAGTGGAACTACAGCAAGTTTCGACTATGGCAACTTACAGACTATGACAAGATCATTTTTATTGATGCTGATTTACTTATACTAAGAAACATTGACTTCTTATTTGGAATGCCAGAGATTTCAGCAACAGGAAATAATGGTGCACTTTTTAACTCTGGTGTCATGGTGCTAGAGCCATCTAATTGCACATTTCAGCTTCTGATGGATCACATCAATGAATTTGAGTCCTATAATGGTGGTGATCAGGGGTACTTAAACGAAGTTTTTACATGGTGGCATCGGATTCCAAAACACATTAATTTCTTGAAGCATGTCTGGATTGGCGATAAGGAAGAAACCAAGCAAAAGAAAACACGCCTTCTTGGTGCTGAACCTCCGATTCTTTATGTAATCCATTATCTCGGACGAAAGCCATGGTTGTGCTTTCGAGACTATGATTGCAACTGGAATTGGGATCTCCTACAAGAGTTTGCAAGCGACGTTGCTCATGCAAGGTGGTGGAAAGTGCACGATGCAATGCCAGAGCAATTAAAGCAATTTTGCCTGTTACAGTCAAGGCAAAAGGCTCAACTTGAGTGGCACAGAATGCTAGCTG